From the genome of Pelobates fuscus isolate aPelFus1 chromosome 6, aPelFus1.pri, whole genome shotgun sequence, one region includes:
- the LOC134614302 gene encoding histone H4, protein MSGRGKGGKGLGKGGAKRHRKVLRDNIQGITKPAIRRLARRGGVKRISGLIYEETRGVLKVFLENVIRDAVTYTEHAKRKTVTAMDVVYALKRQGRTLYGFGG, encoded by the coding sequence ATGTCTGGTCGCGGTAAAGGAGGGAAAGGGCTCGGTAAAGGTGGTGCCAAGCGGCACAGGAAGGTGCTCCGTGATAACATCCAGGGGATCACTAAACCGGCTATCCGCCGTTTGGCTCGCAGAGGAGGTGTCAAGCGAATCTCCGGCCTCATTTACGAGGAGACTCGAGGAGTGCTGAAAGTCTTCCTGGAGAACGTTATCCGCGATGCCGTCACATACACCGAGCACGCCAAGAGGAAGACGGTCACCGCCATGGACGTGGTGTACGCGCTGAAACGCCAGGGCCGCACTCTCTACGGTTTCGGAGGTTAA
- the LOC134614303 gene encoding histone H2B 1.1 — protein MPEPAKSAPAPKKGSKKAVTKTQKKDGKKRRKSRKESYAIYVYKVLKQVHPDTGISSKAMGIMNSFVNDIFERIAGEASRLAHYNKRSTITSREIQTAVRLLLPGELAKHAVSEGTKAVTKYTSAK, from the coding sequence ATGCCTGAACCAGCCAAGTCCGCTCCCGCACCCAAGAAGGGCTCTAAAAAAGCCGTGACCAAGACCCAGAAGAAGGATGGGAAGAAGCGcagaaagagcaggaaggagagctatgccatctacgtgtacaaggtgctgaaACAGGTCCACCCCGACACCGGTATCTCCTCCAAGGCCATGGGGATCATGAactcctttgtcaatgatatcttCGAGCGCATCGCAGGGGAAGCCTCCCGTCTGGCTCACTATAACAAgcgctccaccatcacctcccgggAGATCCAGACCGCTGTACGGCTCTTACTGCCCGGAGAGCTGGCCAAACACGCCGTGTCTGAGGGCACCAAGGCAGTGACCaagtacaccagcgccaagtaa
- the LOC134614298 gene encoding histone H2A type 2-B: MSGRGKQGGKVRAKAKTRSSRAGLQFPVGRVHRLLRKGNYAERVGAGAPVYLAAVLEYLTAEILELAGNAARDNKKTRIIPRHLQLAVRNDEELNKLLGGVTIAQGGVLPNIQAVLLPKKTDSHKPAKSK; encoded by the coding sequence ATGTCAGGAAGAGGCAAACAGGGCGGCAAAGTCAGGGCTAAAGCCAAGACCCGATCATCCAGAGCAGGTCTGCAGTTCCCAGTCGGCCGTGTCCACAGGCTGCTCAGAAAGGGCAATTATGCCGAGCGGGTTGGAGCCGGAGCTCCGGtctatctggctgcagtgctggagtatCTGACCGCCGAGATCCTGGAACTGGCTGGGAATGCAGCCCGAGACAACAAGAAGACCCGCATCATCCCCCGCCATCTGCAGCTCGCTGTGCGCAACGACGAGGAGCTCAACAAACTGCTCGGAGGGGTCACCATAGCCCAGGGTGGGGTATTGCCCAATATCCAGGCTGTTTTACTGCCCAAGAAAACCGACAGCCACAAGCCAGCCAAGAGCAAGTAA